TCAACTAAACTACCCTCCCATCTCCATCAAAACAATACTAATAAAATCATAACCATCTTTAAAAGACTATAAAAACATGGCAACGCCATTCATTTCAATACAATTTGACGAGCAAACCAAAGCCCTTTGgttgtgtttttctttgatgGCGTTGATCAAAACCGTCCTCAAACTCGACATTTCTTGTCAAAAATGCAAGACCAAAGTCCTCAAAGCTGTTACTAGCCTCGAAGGTagctctttttctttgatattaattgatatattttcaTGAATAATTGAGTTTTATTCTGagtgaattatttttttgtgtaGATGTGGATAAGGTCGAGACGGATGAAGCGAAAGGGACGATCGGCGTGATTGGGAAGGCGGACCCGTACAAGATAGTTAAAATTACGAGGAAGGCGGTTTCCTCCGCTGGCAAGGTTGTCGAGGTGGTGAGCATTGGACCACCGCCCAAACCCGACGAGAAGAAGCCGGAGGAGAAGAAACCCGATGGTAAGAAGCCCGACCCGGTACCATGCATATGCGCATATCCTCCCTACCCGCCTTATGGATCGTCGTACATAGTCGTGCCTCATGAAACCCAGCCTTCTTGTTCTATcctttaaattatgaattatttgagtgtatatttgtaattttgtagTTTTGAATTGCATTTGATTGGTAAtgttttgagtttattttgttaataataaaaaaaaaaaagatatatcaTTTTTGGTCTTgtgatatttattatatagtttaaattgacatttatttttgaatttgaagtcaatttaaattacaataattgtaattattttataatatttagtgTATTGAACgtttcataaaaatatgataatttatgaatatatatttgtagCAGATATTAACGAATTATCGTACAATACGGCAGGTCAAccgttgaaaaaaatatataaatacgCAAAATAGTCAATATTATTACGAgagtcattttttattgttggTATAAAATGAATTTACGAACGAActaatcaattaaaatatttgactataatattagttttttttttttttttttttttaaattatctaaAAGACTTTGATCTAGTCTAATGTGTT
This sequence is a window from Cucurbita pepo subsp. pepo cultivar mu-cu-16 chromosome LG19, ASM280686v2, whole genome shotgun sequence. Protein-coding genes within it:
- the LOC111781691 gene encoding heavy metal-associated isoprenylated plant protein 43-like, producing the protein MALIKTVLKLDISCQKCKTKVLKAVTSLEDVDKVETDEAKGTIGVIGKADPYKIVKITRKAVSSAGKVVEVVSIGPPPKPDEKKPEEKKPDGKKPDPVPCICAYPPYPPYGSSYIVVPHETQPSCSIL